The following proteins come from a genomic window of Candidatus Poribacteria bacterium:
- a CDS encoding type II toxin-antitoxin system HigB family toxin has translation MRITGRNVLNKFAQKHPNDRSALNRWYNLVRQGTFTSFADLRKIFPYANQIKMRKSRFNQPPKDEIWTVFNIGGNNVRLIASVQYAANEQKVIIDNASLKINS, from the coding sequence ATGCGCATCACCGGACGAAATGTACTAAACAAATTTGCCCAGAAACACCCGAATGACAGATCCGCACTTAATCGCTGGTATAACCTGGTGCGTCAAGGAACTTTCACTTCATTTGCTGATTTGCGCAAAATTTTTCCGTACGCGAATCAGATAAAAATGCGTAAAAGCAGATTCAACCAGCCGCCTAAAGATGAAATATGGACAGTTTTTAACATCGGTGGTAACAATGTCCGCCTTATTGCCTCTGTCCAATATGCCGCAAATGAACAGAAAGTCATAATCGATAACGCCAGTTTGAAAATAAATTCGTAG
- a CDS encoding tetratricopeptide repeat protein: MLTGMQTVPKVVLPPGALEIPSIPQLLDNSKLLQTRTSQPAGLPIYAGSDYHWLVGVLDKLIKFMRRDENHNVSELTENDYDWAHTLLIELTGAVGENKRHPLRPLMEFVCQLIDNYEDKYVPEPTELFPELAKEVPIETASKSKQPTSNIPQLSDTELAANAFFSIGHLLYQGNRTENAILAYDKASALKPDFWEAFYNRGIVRYDLGQYPEAMTDFNQVIKLNYDFAGAYHNRGISYSRLDQHTSAIADFDKAIELGLNSFEVYCHRAFAKTALDKYDAAVSDYDKAIELNQDLVEVYEVYNILGILRSELGQYNEALANYAEAIRIKPDYAEAYAYRGVLKAYLGRINKAKLDFKKALELAKRPGNSSRLKVFVEDQLQQLDQVASKQNNKKPRRGGQWKGKVRISEDFDELPESFVTVTSEEDE; this comes from the coding sequence ATGTTGACAGGTATGCAAACTGTGCCTAAAGTGGTATTACCACCTGGAGCTTTGGAAATACCGAGTATCCCCCAATTGTTGGACAACTCTAAACTGTTACAGACGCGAACCTCACAACCTGCCGGACTCCCCATCTACGCTGGAAGCGATTATCATTGGCTTGTTGGGGTGTTAGATAAGTTAATCAAGTTTATGCGTCGTGACGAAAATCACAACGTATCTGAATTGACCGAAAACGATTATGACTGGGCGCATACGTTGCTCATAGAGTTAACTGGAGCGGTAGGTGAAAATAAGAGGCATCCTTTGCGTCCCTTAATGGAATTTGTTTGTCAGCTCATTGATAACTATGAGGATAAATACGTCCCAGAACCAACAGAACTGTTTCCAGAGTTGGCAAAGGAAGTCCCTATAGAGACAGCAAGCAAAAGCAAGCAGCCCACTTCAAACATTCCTCAACTGAGTGACACTGAACTCGCTGCGAATGCCTTTTTCTCAATAGGTCACCTGCTTTATCAAGGAAACCGGACAGAAAATGCCATTCTTGCTTACGATAAGGCAAGTGCATTGAAACCCGATTTTTGGGAGGCCTTCTATAATCGAGGAATTGTGCGGTATGATCTTGGACAATATCCGGAAGCAATGACCGACTTTAACCAAGTAATAAAATTGAATTATGATTTTGCTGGTGCCTATCACAATCGAGGCATATCGTATTCCAGACTCGACCAACATACATCTGCGATCGCTGATTTTGATAAAGCAATTGAGTTAGGACTTAATTCTTTTGAGGTTTACTGCCATAGAGCTTTCGCGAAGACTGCTCTCGATAAATATGATGCTGCGGTGTCTGACTACGATAAGGCAATTGAGTTAAACCAGGATCTCGTCGAAGTATATGAAGTATATAATATTCTTGGTATTTTACGGAGTGAATTAGGTCAATACAATGAGGCCCTCGCCAATTATGCAGAAGCAATTCGCATAAAACCCGATTATGCAGAAGCTTATGCTTATAGGGGTGTACTGAAAGCTTACTTAGGCAGAATCAATAAAGCAAAATTAGATTTCAAGAAAGCATTAGAATTAGCAAAACGTCCGGGCAACAGTAGTCGCCTCAAAGTATTTGTTGAGGACCAACTGCAGCAACTTGATCAAGTAGCCTCAAAGCAAAATAACAAGAAACCACGCCGCGGTGGACAGTGGAAAGGAAAAGTCAGGATATCCGAAGACTTTGACGAACTCCCTGAATCCTTCGTAACGGTCACCAGCGAAGAAGATGAATGA
- a CDS encoding glycosyltransferase family 2 protein, with product MKTCLLLPAYNESKTIGQIIQESSEFISEIVVIDDGSSDETREIAVACSAVCLWNTTNCGKGNALRKGFTYALERGYELVLTMDSDGQHQPADIPRFLEHFDNTRPDILIGARETQDLRTSMPLHRRVNNCLISYVGSKLCGQRVPDFQSGYRLIRAEVLRQVHLETERYETESELLIKAGRLGFRIESLPIQTRYGDEISHIKPLREIWLFTKLLLRSL from the coding sequence ATGAAAACATGTCTGCTGCTACCGGCTTACAACGAATCTAAAACGATTGGACAGATAATTCAGGAATCCTCTGAGTTTATCAGTGAGATTGTCGTCATTGATGACGGTTCATCAGATGAAACACGGGAGATCGCGGTTGCCTGTAGTGCCGTCTGTTTGTGGAATACTACGAATTGTGGGAAAGGGAACGCCTTACGAAAAGGGTTCACCTATGCCCTCGAGCGTGGATACGAATTGGTCCTCACAATGGATAGTGATGGACAACATCAGCCCGCGGATATACCCCGTTTTTTGGAACACTTTGATAACACACGTCCCGATATACTCATAGGGGCAAGGGAAACACAGGATTTGCGGACATCCATGCCGCTGCATAGACGGGTGAATAACTGCTTAATTTCTTATGTCGGTTCTAAATTGTGTGGGCAACGCGTGCCCGATTTTCAATCGGGGTATCGGCTTATTCGTGCGGAAGTTCTGCGACAGGTTCACTTGGAAACAGAGCGTTATGAAACGGAATCTGAACTGCTGATAAAAGCAGGACGACTCGGGTTCCGAATTGAAAGTTTACCGATTCAGACACGGTACGGCGACGAGATCAGTCATATTAAACCGCTTCGAGAGATATGGCTCTTTACAAAGTTATTGCTTCGCAGTTTGTGA
- a CDS encoding phytanoyl-CoA dioxygenase family protein has translation MVSPYLTEVQQKEWQTEGFLLIKNVLSPTEIDTILTAVDTAIETYVQETPSLQGNNRFGKGAYTIIRAIEHTDALDPLTDHPRLFGTILSMMGPYLHIMGTQIYVRHPDAEALMAFHTDAGPSLQRIHPHPDSLPLQFKVQFFLTDLTEPNQGNFMCVPGSHKVSFPENGFKKGKYPEGAIQVLAEAGDAVIFPWALWHGVGPNQTERIRKSVTFRYGQMWSRPYDYDKLPADVLARMTPRRRRLFGDMGEDHHPTDYFKPHDQLEVICADEWEVPLL, from the coding sequence ATGGTATCCCCATACTTGACAGAGGTCCAACAAAAAGAGTGGCAAACGGAGGGGTTTCTGCTTATCAAAAACGTCCTGTCACCTACCGAAATTGATACAATTTTGACAGCCGTGGATACAGCGATTGAAACGTATGTCCAAGAAACGCCAAGCCTACAAGGCAATAATCGGTTCGGAAAAGGTGCCTATACGATTATCCGCGCAATTGAACACACAGATGCCCTGGATCCGCTCACCGACCACCCGCGTCTCTTCGGGACTATTCTTTCAATGATGGGTCCCTATCTCCACATCATGGGAACACAAATCTACGTTCGACACCCTGATGCCGAGGCTCTGATGGCGTTTCATACGGATGCGGGTCCTTCGCTACAACGAATTCATCCGCATCCGGACAGTTTACCGCTACAGTTCAAAGTCCAATTCTTCTTAACGGATCTGACGGAACCGAATCAGGGGAACTTTATGTGTGTGCCCGGAAGCCACAAGGTCTCTTTTCCTGAGAACGGTTTTAAAAAAGGCAAATACCCTGAAGGCGCGATTCAGGTGCTTGCGGAGGCAGGAGACGCAGTCATTTTTCCGTGGGCATTGTGGCACGGTGTCGGTCCGAATCAGACGGAACGCATCCGCAAAAGCGTGACCTTCCGGTATGGGCAGATGTGGTCCCGACCTTATGACTATGACAAACTGCCGGCGGACGTTCTCGCGCGGATGACCCCGCGTCGTCGAAGATTGTTCGGCGACATGGGTGAAGACCATCATCCCACCGATTACTTCAAACCCCACGATCAACTCGAAGTTATTTGTGCGGACGAGTGGGAGGTCCCACTATTGTAA
- a CDS encoding N-6 DNA methylase gives MRNIKPTHKPIKNFYAELRQYEELGATNETEVRLAFATLLQHYARQNNLTLICEKSLRTSQNTTIYVDGMLTDNDFGLPRGYWEAKDLHDNLTIAVRQKFDAGYPQDNILFTTQERAILYQDGQEVMDVDIADPEAFIRVLHVFFSYERSDIANWERAVVEFKDKVPALGKRAALLIQNEEKTNARFQETFTDFHRHCQETINPNLAKAAVEEMLTQHLLTEEIFSTVFDNRDFTRRNIIAREIENVIDTLTERAYNRAEFLRELSPFYGAIQGAAATFIDFSQKQHFLNTVYEQFFQGFSVKVADTHGIVYTPQPIVNFMVKSISYLLETEFGRSLSDSGVHLIDPFVGTGNFIVRLIQEIDKTALKAKYRDELHCNEVLLMPYYIASMNIEHEFYVATKQYQPFGNLCLVDTFDLTAERQLSMFAPENTRRVERQKQTEMFVVIGNPPYNARQMDENDANKNRKYPELDRQIQETYAQASTATNKTSLYDPYVKAILWALNRVEMEGIVAFVTNHNFITGQAFDGMRKHLSDACDEIYLLDLGGNVRKGHAGDSNVFDIQVGVSINLFVKKRQGQSKPADIFYNSETAEMNKEATFDFLDACEHIGNVHWDHVQSDARHTWLTGGLREDFETFLPMGSKQAKAEKGEASGVIFHQFSSGVKTNRDAWAINFDQDTLATNVQRMIEFYNAQVFKWQGVVDKSSINIDDFVTYDNAKINWSRDLKAKLRGGRIAKYDEHKVRTCLYRPFAKRKIFFDRILNDVVYVFPSIFPTPETEARNRVICVNISQEKPFTCLIANCTPEHIMTGGFGSAGQYFPFYIYDEDGTNRRENITEWALTRFREHYEDNEITKWDIFHYTYALLHHPAYRERYQVNLKRDLPHIPFAPKFWEFVEAGRRLAEIHVHYEDQPQYKLDLIETPDMPLDWRVKQMRFSKDKTQIRYNDFLTLVGIPAEVFQYRLGNRSALEWVVDQYRVKTDRRSGIENNPNRGDDEEYIVDLIRKVISVSLETGQIVEKLSGLDIGAEV, from the coding sequence ATGAGAAACATCAAACCGACGCACAAACCGATAAAAAACTTTTACGCCGAACTTAGACAGTATGAAGAGCTCGGTGCAACAAACGAAACCGAAGTCCGACTCGCCTTCGCAACGCTCCTCCAACACTACGCCCGGCAAAACAATCTAACCCTGATCTGTGAAAAATCGCTCCGAACCTCCCAAAATACCACAATTTACGTTGACGGTATGCTTACCGATAACGACTTCGGTTTGCCGCGCGGCTACTGGGAAGCGAAGGACCTCCACGACAATCTTACTATAGCCGTTAGACAGAAATTCGACGCAGGCTATCCACAGGATAACATCCTCTTCACAACCCAAGAACGTGCTATTCTCTATCAAGATGGACAAGAGGTTATGGATGTAGATATCGCTGACCCGGAGGCGTTTATTCGGGTGCTTCACGTCTTTTTCAGTTATGAACGGTCTGACATTGCCAACTGGGAACGGGCAGTCGTTGAGTTCAAGGACAAAGTGCCAGCACTCGGAAAACGCGCCGCACTGTTAATTCAAAACGAAGAGAAAACTAACGCTCGGTTTCAGGAGACATTTACGGACTTCCACCGCCACTGTCAGGAAACGATTAACCCCAACCTCGCTAAGGCTGCTGTAGAGGAGATGCTTACCCAACACCTCTTGACGGAGGAAATCTTCTCTACTGTCTTTGACAATCGAGATTTTACACGCCGAAATATTATCGCACGCGAAATTGAAAATGTGATTGACACGCTTACAGAGCGCGCCTATAACCGCGCCGAATTCCTCCGGGAACTGTCTCCTTTCTATGGGGCAATTCAAGGTGCCGCGGCAACCTTTATTGACTTCTCTCAGAAACAACACTTTCTCAATACCGTATACGAACAGTTTTTCCAAGGCTTTTCTGTCAAGGTCGCCGATACGCACGGTATCGTCTACACACCGCAGCCGATTGTCAATTTCATGGTGAAAAGCATTTCATATCTACTTGAAACTGAGTTTGGACGTTCACTCTCCGATAGTGGTGTACATCTCATTGACCCATTCGTCGGCACCGGCAATTTCATCGTGCGGCTTATACAAGAAATCGACAAAACCGCACTCAAGGCGAAATATAGGGACGAACTCCACTGCAATGAGGTGTTGTTAATGCCTTACTACATTGCGAGCATGAATATTGAGCATGAGTTTTACGTTGCCACCAAACAGTATCAGCCTTTCGGGAACCTCTGTCTTGTGGATACGTTTGACTTGACAGCAGAGCGTCAACTATCCATGTTCGCACCAGAGAACACACGGAGAGTTGAGCGGCAAAAGCAAACAGAGATGTTTGTGGTAATTGGAAATCCTCCCTATAATGCGCGGCAGATGGATGAAAACGATGCCAATAAAAATCGCAAATATCCCGAACTGGATAGGCAAATTCAAGAGACGTACGCCCAAGCCTCCACGGCGACAAACAAAACATCACTCTATGATCCCTACGTCAAAGCGATTCTCTGGGCATTGAATAGGGTTGAAATGGAGGGAATCGTGGCGTTTGTGACGAATCACAACTTTATCACGGGTCAGGCGTTTGATGGGATGCGGAAACACCTCTCCGATGCATGTGATGAAATTTATCTACTGGATCTGGGTGGCAACGTCCGTAAAGGTCACGCTGGGGATTCCAATGTTTTCGACATTCAGGTCGGGGTGAGCATAAACCTATTCGTGAAAAAGCGTCAAGGTCAATCAAAGCCTGCTGATATTTTTTACAACAGTGAGACTGCGGAGATGAACAAAGAGGCGACGTTTGACTTTCTGGACGCGTGCGAACACATCGGCAATGTTCACTGGGACCATGTTCAATCCGACGCACGCCATACCTGGCTCACTGGGGGGCTACGTGAGGATTTTGAAACTTTCCTGCCGATGGGGAGTAAACAAGCGAAAGCAGAGAAGGGCGAGGCTTCAGGTGTGATTTTCCATCAATTTAGCAGTGGGGTAAAGACAAATCGTGATGCATGGGCGATCAACTTTGATCAAGACACACTCGCGACAAACGTCCAGCGAATGATAGAATTCTATAATGCACAGGTGTTTAAGTGGCAAGGAGTAGTGGACAAATCAAGCATCAATATTGATGATTTTGTGACGTATGACAATGCGAAAATTAATTGGAGCCGCGACTTAAAAGCGAAATTGCGGGGAGGCAGAATTGCTAAATATGATGAACACAAGGTAAGAACCTGCCTCTATCGTCCTTTCGCGAAAAGAAAGATTTTCTTTGACAGAATCCTCAACGATGTCGTATATGTATTTCCCTCTATCTTTCCGACACCTGAAACTGAAGCACGGAACCGAGTCATCTGTGTCAATATTTCGCAAGAGAAACCATTTACCTGTCTTATAGCCAACTGCACTCCTGAGCATATTATGACTGGTGGTTTCGGCTCAGCTGGACAATACTTCCCTTTTTACATCTATGATGAGGATGGCACAAATCGTCGCGAGAACATAACCGAATGGGCATTGACGCGATTCCGAGAACATTATGAAGACAACGAGATTACCAAGTGGGATATCTTTCATTATACCTATGCCTTGCTGCATCATCCTGCGTATCGCGAGCGGTATCAGGTGAATCTCAAAAGGGATTTACCCCATATCCCTTTTGCTCCCAAATTTTGGGAATTTGTCGAGGCGGGAAGGCGGTTGGCAGAAATTCATGTCCACTACGAGGACCAACCCCAGTATAAATTAGATCTGATTGAAACACCGGATATGCCGCTGGATTGGCGTGTGAAACAGATGCGGTTCTCCAAAGATAAAACCCAGATCCGGTATAACGATTTCCTGACATTGGTGGGGATTCCCGCAGAAGTGTTCCAGTATCGGTTAGGGAACCGCTCAGCATTGGAATGGGTAGTGGATCAGTATCGCGTCAAAACGGATAGGCGGAGTGGTATTGAGAATAATCCGAACCGTGGGGATGATGAGGAGTATATCGTGGATCTCATTCGGAAGGTTATCAGTGTGAGTTTAGAGACAGGGCAGATTGTTGAGAAATTGTCGGGGTTGGATATTGGTGCGGAGGTATAG
- a CDS encoding nucleoside hydrolase, whose product MNFPTLSASKRVEMLQPPTGQVRMVLDTDTYNEIDDQFAVVHALLSPEHLNVEAMYAVPFHNNRSESAEDGMEKSYAEILRLLDFLNVSADGFAYRGSRTFLSDKETPVPSDAATDMIERAMAAIPEDPLYVVAVGAITNVASAILIEPEIIKRIVVIWLGGNPLYWPHTREFNLMQDLTSAQVVLDCGVPFVWLPARGVVSHLHTTVAEMERYVQGRGRVGDYLVEIFKDYSSDHFAWSKVIWDISATAYLINPSWVPTEIVHSPILTEAATWSFDNSRHLMRVASSVDRDAIFRDLFEKLQAHTD is encoded by the coding sequence ATGAACTTTCCAACGCTGTCAGCGTCAAAACGTGTAGAGATGCTCCAACCCCCAACGGGGCAGGTACGCATGGTCCTTGACACTGACACCTATAACGAAATCGACGACCAGTTTGCCGTTGTCCACGCACTCCTCTCACCAGAACACCTCAACGTTGAGGCAATGTATGCCGTTCCTTTCCACAACAACCGCTCAGAGAGTGCTGAAGATGGGATGGAAAAAAGTTACGCTGAAATCCTGCGGCTTTTGGACTTCCTCAATGTCTCTGCCGACGGGTTTGCCTATCGCGGTTCCAGAACGTTCCTTTCCGACAAAGAAACTCCCGTCCCGAGCGATGCCGCGACCGATATGATTGAACGCGCCATGGCAGCAATTCCTGAAGATCCGCTTTACGTCGTTGCCGTCGGAGCGATAACGAACGTCGCTTCTGCGATCCTCATAGAGCCTGAAATCATCAAACGTATCGTTGTCATCTGGCTTGGGGGGAATCCGTTGTACTGGCCACACACCCGAGAGTTCAACCTTATGCAAGACCTTACGAGTGCGCAAGTGGTTTTAGATTGCGGTGTACCGTTCGTGTGGTTACCCGCACGGGGGGTCGTCTCACATCTGCACACGACGGTTGCAGAGATGGAACGCTATGTGCAAGGGAGAGGCAGGGTCGGTGATTACCTCGTAGAAATCTTTAAAGACTACTCAAGCGACCATTTCGCTTGGTCAAAGGTGATATGGGATATATCCGCAACGGCGTACCTCATTAACCCTTCGTGGGTGCCGACAGAGATCGTCCACAGTCCTATCTTGACAGAAGCGGCGACGTGGAGTTTCGATAACAGTCGCCACCTCATGCGCGTCGCATCGAGTGTCGATCGGGATGCGATTTTCCGGGATCTGTTTGAGAAATTACAGGCACACACGGATTAA
- the recG gene encoding ATP-dependent DNA helicase RecG — protein sequence MNNFTKILNTIRRPFQQELRKGCRDDVVVNGLGSYVRLWVKNGETFTLSTAEREVLKGLADLFENYTGASSTQRQRILEEAAKRIDTALRHGQPNASESIGTRAEPTQTRQQPKAPRVSSKKSAQTDMLSLFAEVESKPESESPKQERPAATVPTEDLPLFQDTDPPSQRNSQQPIGNQQEIAGNGPADRRPPTSDSHSESVPISDTPVSTDLDSLEFLSQPLQYLKGIGPRRAEMLQGELSLQTVGDFLAYYPRDYIDRSKMVEIYRVGRREDDEPETIQGKVVNHTSSPTAKGKRIGKISIYDGTGVALLVNFGRRIGIMKALLPVDTEVVVSGKFARRYNEIQATDYEFELFEEDNLIHTNRIVPKYPLTAKLTAKMLRAWMRTALDEYGQQIPEILPLALRQRQRLIDRQSALNEIHFPTSEAHREAAQKRLAFEEFFLLSVGMEMKKERRISEDGIAFRIGMEAEPGTSPERRSPIEETGGTILRDFLASLPYELTGAQKRVFAEIQNDMRQQTVMNRLIQGDVGSGKTVVAAMALLCAIENGYQGVLMVPTEILAEQHYYNLSEMLTGLHKGATQAGNENINVVLLKSDLPRSEREEALAAIAEGTADLIVGTQALIQEGVDFHRLGLVIIDEQHRFGVMQRATLRNKAQAANETQKRRATAPPTPDVLVMTATPIPRTLALTLYGDLNVSVIDEMPPGRQTIKTYWIREKEREKLYSTVRKEIQRGRQAYVVYPLVEESEKLEELKAATEMAAHLQSEVFPDLRLGLLHGQMKSIEKQEVMTNFKDRRIDVLVSTTVIEVGIDVPNATLMVIENAERFGLSQLHQLRGRVGRGAHQSACYLVASPRGDDSFQRIQAMIRTNNGFRIAEADLNIRGPGEFFGTRQSGVPNFKIANIIHDATLLEAAKKEAESLIKTDPALNAHEHQVLKRMLQKHWRGNLEIASVG from the coding sequence ATGAACAACTTCACAAAAATCCTTAACACTATCCGTCGTCCCTTTCAACAAGAGCTCCGAAAGGGGTGCCGCGACGATGTTGTCGTCAACGGATTGGGGAGTTATGTCCGGTTGTGGGTGAAAAATGGTGAGACCTTCACACTATCAACAGCCGAGAGAGAGGTCCTGAAGGGTTTAGCAGACCTCTTTGAAAATTACACCGGCGCGTCGTCCACCCAACGACAACGAATACTTGAGGAGGCAGCAAAACGAATTGACACCGCACTCCGGCACGGACAACCAAACGCCTCGGAGAGCATCGGGACACGTGCCGAACCGACGCAAACACGTCAACAGCCAAAGGCGCCGCGTGTCAGTTCGAAAAAAAGTGCCCAAACGGATATGTTGTCTCTCTTTGCGGAAGTAGAAAGTAAACCGGAAAGCGAGTCTCCAAAACAGGAACGTCCGGCCGCTACGGTACCAACAGAAGATTTGCCCCTTTTCCAAGACACAGACCCTCCCTCACAACGAAATAGCCAGCAGCCAATTGGCAATCAGCAAGAAATAGCCGGCAATGGCCCCGCTGACCGCCGACCGCCGACGTCCGACAGCCATTCAGAATCCGTCCCAATCTCAGACACCCCTGTTTCAACCGACCTCGATTCGCTTGAATTTCTATCCCAACCGCTTCAGTATCTCAAGGGGATTGGTCCGCGTCGCGCCGAGATGCTTCAAGGGGAGCTCAGTCTCCAAACGGTCGGTGATTTCCTCGCATACTACCCGCGTGATTACATCGACCGATCCAAAATGGTAGAGATTTACAGAGTCGGAAGAAGGGAAGATGACGAACCTGAAACAATACAAGGTAAGGTCGTCAATCACACATCATCTCCGACAGCAAAAGGGAAACGCATCGGTAAGATTTCAATTTACGACGGCACGGGGGTCGCACTCCTCGTTAACTTCGGTAGACGTATCGGTATTATGAAAGCACTGCTTCCCGTTGATACCGAGGTTGTCGTCAGTGGAAAATTCGCTCGCCGTTACAATGAAATCCAAGCCACGGACTATGAATTTGAACTGTTTGAGGAAGATAACCTAATCCACACGAATCGAATCGTTCCGAAATATCCGCTCACGGCAAAGCTCACGGCGAAGATGCTGCGGGCGTGGATGCGAACCGCGTTGGATGAATACGGACAACAGATACCCGAAATCTTGCCGCTCGCACTCCGCCAACGCCAACGCTTGATTGACAGACAATCCGCCCTTAACGAGATACACTTTCCAACATCAGAGGCACATCGGGAAGCAGCACAAAAACGGCTCGCTTTTGAGGAGTTTTTTCTTCTCAGCGTCGGCATGGAGATGAAAAAGGAACGGCGTATCTCGGAGGACGGTATTGCGTTTCGGATCGGAATGGAAGCAGAACCTGGAACATCTCCTGAGCGCAGATCTCCTATAGAGGAAACCGGCGGTACAATATTACGCGATTTCTTGGCTTCGCTGCCTTATGAACTCACTGGGGCACAAAAACGGGTGTTCGCTGAGATCCAAAACGATATGCGGCAGCAAACCGTCATGAATCGACTCATTCAAGGCGATGTCGGTTCAGGAAAAACGGTTGTTGCGGCGATGGCGTTGCTCTGTGCTATCGAAAACGGATATCAAGGCGTGCTGATGGTGCCTACTGAAATTCTCGCTGAGCAACACTATTACAATCTTTCAGAGATGCTCACGGGTTTGCACAAGGGTGCGACGCAAGCAGGGAACGAGAACATAAACGTTGTACTGCTTAAAAGCGACCTACCGAGATCAGAGCGCGAAGAAGCACTGGCGGCAATTGCCGAGGGGACCGCAGATCTCATCGTTGGGACACAGGCGTTGATACAGGAAGGGGTCGATTTTCACAGACTCGGACTCGTTATTATCGACGAGCAGCATCGGTTCGGTGTGATGCAACGCGCGACCCTCCGTAACAAGGCACAAGCAGCAAATGAGACGCAAAAGCGGCGTGCCACTGCTCCTCCAACACCGGACGTACTCGTCATGACTGCGACCCCGATTCCAAGAACACTGGCATTAACGCTCTATGGGGATCTGAACGTCTCTGTTATCGATGAGATGCCCCCCGGTAGACAGACGATTAAGACCTATTGGATAAGGGAGAAAGAACGGGAGAAATTATACAGCACCGTTCGGAAGGAGATTCAACGCGGCAGACAGGCATACGTCGTCTATCCACTCGTTGAGGAGTCGGAGAAACTCGAGGAACTCAAAGCCGCTACAGAAATGGCAGCGCACCTTCAAAGTGAGGTATTCCCCGATCTGCGTCTCGGACTTCTGCATGGGCAAATGAAATCTATTGAGAAACAGGAAGTAATGACGAACTTCAAGGATCGACGCATCGATGTTCTGGTCTCAACCACAGTGATTGAAGTAGGTATTGATGTGCCAAACGCCACGTTGATGGTGATTGAGAATGCAGAACGGTTTGGGTTGTCCCAATTGCATCAGTTGCGCGGACGTGTCGGACGCGGAGCGCATCAATCGGCGTGTTACCTTGTCGCTTCGCCGCGGGGAGACGACTCTTTTCAGCGGATTCAAGCGATGATTCGGACGAACAACGGGTTTCGGATTGCAGAGGCAGACTTGAACATCAGGGGTCCTGGTGAGTTCTTTGGCACACGCCAATCGGGTGTCCCAAATTTCAAGATAGCAAACATCATTCACGATGCGACACTTTTAGAAGCGGCGAAGAAAGAGGCAGAGTCACTCATCAAAACCGATCCCGCACTGAACGCGCATGAGCATCAGGTATTGAAGCGGATGTTACAGAAACACTGGCGCGGCAATTTGGAGATCGCATCCGTAGGTTAG